One window of the Hemitrygon akajei chromosome 5, sHemAka1.3, whole genome shotgun sequence genome contains the following:
- the LOC140728315 gene encoding gamma-crystallin S-1-like, whose protein sequence is MGKIIFYEDRNFQGRHYECSSDCADLSPYFSRCNSIRVDSDWWVLYERPNYMGYQYVLSRGEYPDYQRWMGFNDCVKSCRSYPEYRGGTYRMRIYERPEFAGQMMEFMEDCPSVYDRFRHRDIHSCQVMDGYWIFYEQPSYRGRQYFLRPGEYRKYTDWGGYSSTVGSFKCMRDF, encoded by the exons ATGGGAAAG ATCATCTTCTACGAGGACAGGAACTTCCAGGGTCGGCACTATGAGTGCAGCTCCGACTGTGCTGACCTCTCCCCTTACTTCAGCCGCTGTAACTCCATCCGTGTTGACAGTGACTGGTGGGTGTTGTACGAGAGACCCAACTACATGGGATACCAGTATGTCCTGAGCaggggagagtatcctgactaccAGCGCTGGATGGGATTCAATGACTGTGTCAAGTCCTGTCGCAGCTATCCAGAG TACCGAGGGGGCACCTACAGGATGAGGATTTATGAGAGGCCTGAATTTGCAGGGcagatgatggaattcatggAAGACTGTCCCTCAGTCTACGATCGTTTCCGTCACCGTGACATCCACTCCTGTCAGGTGATGGATGGTTACTGGATCTTCTATGAACAACCTAGCTATAGAGGCCGACAGTACTTCCTGAGACCTGGAGAgtacaggaaatatactgacTGGGGCGGCTACAGCTCAACTGTTGGGTCCTTCAAGTGCATGAGGGACTTCTAG